A single genomic interval of Microbacterium sp. LWO14-1.2 harbors:
- a CDS encoding amidohydrolase family protein, which translates to MIIDVHGHYTTAPAQLGAWRDLQIAFTNGDGESPDPAALRIDDDDIRETIEANQLRLMNDRGSDLTLFSPRASFMAHHIGDLNVSETWARICNDLCARVSELFPDRFLPGAMLPQSPGADPATSVAEITRAVEELGVVTVNLNPDPAGGLWTAPALTDRSWYPIYEKLVEYELPAMIHVSTSCKPVFHTTGDHYLGADTTAFMQLLKGDLFRDFPDLKFVIPHGGGAVPYHWGRFRGLAMALGKPELEEHLLGNVFFDTCVYHQSGIDLLAEVIPTRNILFASEMIGAVRDIDPRTGHYFDDTRRYVDATPNLTDIERFAVFEGNARRVYPRLDRALTARGL; encoded by the coding sequence GTGATCATCGATGTACACGGGCACTACACGACAGCCCCCGCTCAACTCGGTGCGTGGCGGGATCTGCAGATCGCATTCACGAACGGCGACGGAGAATCCCCCGATCCGGCTGCTCTCCGCATCGACGACGACGATATCCGCGAGACGATCGAGGCGAACCAGCTTCGCCTGATGAACGACCGCGGCAGCGACCTCACCCTGTTCAGCCCTCGCGCGTCCTTCATGGCGCACCACATCGGCGATCTGAATGTGAGCGAGACCTGGGCGCGCATCTGCAATGACCTGTGCGCCCGGGTGAGCGAGCTTTTCCCTGACCGGTTCCTCCCCGGCGCGATGCTCCCGCAATCCCCAGGGGCTGATCCCGCGACGAGCGTCGCCGAGATTACGCGTGCGGTCGAAGAGCTCGGCGTCGTCACGGTCAATCTCAACCCCGACCCGGCCGGCGGGCTGTGGACGGCTCCCGCGCTCACGGATCGATCCTGGTACCCGATCTACGAGAAGCTCGTGGAGTACGAGCTGCCGGCCATGATCCACGTCAGCACGTCTTGCAAGCCGGTATTCCACACAACCGGCGACCACTATCTCGGTGCCGATACCACTGCCTTCATGCAACTACTCAAAGGCGATCTGTTCCGCGACTTCCCCGACCTCAAGTTCGTGATCCCGCACGGCGGCGGAGCGGTCCCGTATCACTGGGGTCGCTTTCGTGGACTGGCCATGGCACTGGGGAAGCCGGAGCTCGAGGAGCATCTTCTGGGCAACGTGTTCTTCGACACGTGTGTCTACCACCAGTCGGGGATCGATCTGCTGGCCGAAGTCATTCCGACGAGGAACATCCTGTTTGCCAGCGAGATGATCGGTGCCGTGCGCGACATCGACCCGCGCACCGGGCATTATTTCGATGACACGAGGCGCTATGTCGACGCGACGCCGAATCTGACCGATATCGAGCGCTTCGCCGTCTTCGAGGGCAACGCCCGCCGGGTCTACCCGCGGCTCGACCGAGCACTGACCGCCCGCGGGCTCTGA